The Citrus sinensis cultivar Valencia sweet orange chromosome 4, DVS_A1.0, whole genome shotgun sequence DNA segment AGAACATTAAGAATCagatttgagattttaaaaaaaaaaaacaacatataACACCTCCTGAGTAGACCCTGTGCCCTTGTCTTCGATTATGTACTTGGAAAGTCACAGTACTCGATCTCTTGCCCTTTTGGAAAGGCTCCATATGCTAATTTACCAGTTCTTTATCCAAAAATCCTAAGAAGCAAGCATTACATCAAATGTACGTTTTTTTTCCGCTTGGGCTACAAAAGTCTAAGGTTTCACACTAGCGATGCCCCAAATTAGGAGTTCAAAATCTTTAGTcaaccaaaattaaaatctagaCCCTGGCTGAAGCTGGTATTAGCAATATATGTAACGCCCCAACACCATCCAATTCCCAATTCATTTCATGACTATTATTAGTTTCAAGTTTAGCTActaattaagtttattttgtaaaagatgAGTAAATTTTGAATCACCAAATCGACATGCTTGTAAAGATGAAACAAAAACTACACAAAATAAGATCACTCAACAAAATAATGTCACCTTTAATATAATTCCATTTCGtcaaaacttcaaatttaacacaaattGACAACCAacccataaatattttaagttttagtaaaagaaatcaaaagtaCCTCCACAGCAGAAACAACAGTAACAGCAAGAAAGAACCATGAGTATCTCTCCACAAACAGCAACAAACCCAGATccaaaatgagatttttttgaaCTGGGTGTCTCTGAAATATCATTTCTTTGGTTATTATCATCGACCAAGAGAGTCTGCTGCTGATCGTTGCTTTGAGACTGCTGCTTCTTCTCGCTGTTCATTCTGCTGAGATTCCATTCCAGTTTCTTTAGATATGATATTTTGAATGAGTCCCTTATTCTCATTGATGGCCATAGATGCATCTCTGTGTGACGCAGAATATTTGCAGAGAGGAGACTGTTTGGTTATAAATAATGTTTCAGATGCTGGCAAATAGACAAGATAATCTTAGGACGTAACGCAGAGCGTGCAACGACGtcgttatatatatatatagtttattatagaaaaaatTGTTACCAGGCATTGTTGCTTGAGAGAGTAGAATTAATTGTGATtgcaatatttaattaatcactACCCATACACAAATTATGTTGTCATACTCAATATATACTTCTTGAGTACACTGGATCCCCAGTTTCCATTACATAGATCTACGCCCATTTTGTTCCAGGTTTCAATAGATTTGTGAATGGAGCCATGCTTATTGtcactaggggtgggcaaaaaaatCGTGCACTAGAgaaaaccaaaccgaaccgatGCGAACCGTTCCGTTCGGAtcggttttaatttttaaaaaaaccgaaaTATATGGTTTGTAAAAAAAACCGAAATGCAGGTTCGGTATTCGGTTCACTCAGCTGAACCGAAAAACCGGattattcttgaaattttatttaaatagatacgtgttaaattttaattagttgcGTAAGATAACTAAAATAGGCATGCACACACACGATTAcgggtatatatatatttaaaaattgttgttggtttttgtttccaaattttctttttattttgtgttgtaagttttaattgttgttatttttatttatctctaCAACATTATGTTTATGTAGATGGAATATTAGAGTTtgattatgtattttgaaatcttagtatttcatattttgtaagTACCTTATTAGtagttagtaagatattagtgataaaatgtgttttgaatactttgtatttattgttaatatttgtaatgaaattaggataaattaattattgaaaaaaaattattacattcatgaggcctaatgggctaaaaatttaaaaattcaaaataggtCCAATAGGCCCAAAACTGAAAAAACCGAACTGAACCAAATCGATCCGAAAAGATCCGTTTATGTTCGGTTTTTATTGAGTTTtggttctttttataaaataaccgatttaaatcgatTTTACTTAATTTCGATCCGAACCGAACCGTGCTCACCCCTAATTGTCACAGTGCATATAATTGAACCGGATAAGAGCCTCAGTGACAAAAATCTGAGCACatagagaaaattattaggatcatttatatatttgtctTACAACCCTCCATATAAAATACAACCTCAACAAATTAATcactcaataaattaatattcgactaaataatgatttttatcgGTCCCAACTTAAAGTTAATATAGTATATTAATAATTCGATAAATTTATTAgacaatatatttttgaaaaatattattttttagggtcCAATCAATATGTAAATTGccatattaagaaaaataagagagaGATCGGCTTAATATACTACCCCAAAAAGTCTTCTATGATGTGTTACAATATAATGGTATTACTGCAATGTAATCTGGCCAAAAGATTATTAAGTGAATGATTCATTCAATCAAGATCAAATTGGAATCATATCATATAACTTGACAAAATCACTGCATTGtctaattatattatctctACACTTTATAAAAGCTCTTATTACGAACatgatattatctttataaattaataaattattacttcatagataaattaattattgtctATTGAGATAGTAATATTCACTCAATTAATAGACTTTCCATGGTAATATTCACTCAATTAATAGACTTTCCATGGTCTtaagtatattaatttatcaatattctACTATTGTATATtacttctttttcaatatttcaGCTCTTCTACTATCTTAATCTTTTTTACTTAAAAGCGTAATTTCCTTTTAGTTTTATGGGGTGATAGTAATGCTAATTgctaaaattattagttgaattaatGGGTCGAATGCAAGTGCGACCTACATTTTTTTCCCTACCAAGAAGGTATATACAGCcttttgtcatttaattatgtgttctTGGTAGTCATCGCCTACACCTTGTATGCATGGTAAATTGTTGcgagatttttttaaactaaaatagCATGTTTCATGGTGGTCAAAAAAGCCCGGCTAGGTTGGCCCAGGCCTGTGAGTTTTGGGCGAGAACTGGATAAACGTGTAAGAAAAGAAGTCTGGAACAAGTCTGATCTtctatgtttaaaaaaaaaaaattaataaattaaagtaataaattaaaataaaaaataatagaaaaaaattaaatttctaattcaTTATAAGACTAAACACTATATTAAGCATTAATTACTTAAGAGGGTGCTTGAATTAGAGAGTTccgtattaaaaaattaaatctttcaacttttatttgcttcattttctttatttattactttatttgaaatatttatttttaattcaacatTGATTATAGTAACTCATTGATTATtaactcatttcaaatttataataattacaaaaaatttaaaaaatgaaagactAAGCCCAACTCTTATGCTTTCCTTAGAATGAGCTTGGGCCTCTACTAGTGTTTATACACGCATGTATGGGGCATGAAACTCTATAGCCCAAGATAGGGGACAAAATTGATGCCCCATCAGGAGGTCAGATATTTCAATCCTTGAAGATCCTTTCAAGATAATTTGATCAGGATTTGaggataattaatttatctgaAGCGTTCAATTtagatgaaataaaatcacaaatattgaAAATCTTGGGAagctattattaattttgaatcattgTGAGTTGTGACAAGCAACAACTAGCGTGCACGCTTGACAGGTCCCATCATTTTGTCCACAACGTTATTATTACATGCCTCAAGGCTTCAAACTCAAGCAACTAGCTCTCGCTATAATCCTTTAgctcatttattatatatagaagCAAACAAAGAgcttagttaattaaaaaatttaaaaaaaaaaaaaaaacacataataacAGCCACAAGCTGGGGGGGAAAAAATATGGCTCCAATCACTACTCTCTTCTTCCTTCTCTCTTCCTTGTGTTTTCTCACATCAAGCCCTTGGGTTTTGACTTTACACATTTTTGCTTCTGATGACTCTCTCATGTTCTCACCTTTGGGATTCAGTTTTGCAAACCCAGATGTTGCATTTATCTGAAACGTAACttgtgagagagagagtacACGAGCTTTgacattaacaaaaaaaaagacaaaagggTGGTTCCATGATTCTCCTCAAAGGCAGGAAGCAAGCTACAAGGTTCCTTTTTTAGAGTGTTTGTTTCAATTTAAGCAAGCTGGTTTTACTACTAATTATCTGTATCTATTATCTAATTAGTCCTGAATGTAACCATATGCTCTAGTAATACAATGGATTAGGCCTATCTTCTCCTTCAAATAGAAGGAAACTTTAGTGGTTGCGATATCTGCATCCTTAGCTTGGGTCATGGGCCTGGGCGTGCATACTTTTTGCCTTTGAATCCATTTTAAAAAGCCTCTCAATTGACGTTACATAAAATGTGGACTCATCAAGACAAAGCCTAGTTAGTAGGCATGCATTTTTGGcaattatttacattattttagcAGATTCTCTTCTaatgaacttttttttaacagaATAAACCATTAAATTTTGACCATGCGATGTTATCATTCATAGAAGCTTGACACAGAGAGAACAAATTGAAGTTCCTCAGGGCTCAGACGTTCTGGGTGTGCGAGAAAGAATAATAGAATGATGTTTTCACATGAAAGTTTTTGGTTCAAGGTTGGAGTTCATGAAGGAAAAGATTTGAGTAACAAATGTGTATGAATTGAAGTgtgtaatttctttaatttttcagctTTGGCTTAACGAAAGAAAGAATGGTCAATGGTCTAATAGAATTTCCAGGAATGAAGGGTGGATTGTGGGGCGAGTTTTAACGGCCCTCAAGGTTAAGGTCAGGTCCACGATCAGAGGGAccattttgtgaaaattttatatgttgcCTTTCCTGGTCCAATCTGGACcactttttcaaaatctgctCTACGATCATAGGAGAAAGAAATATGTTCCATCTGCCGAGAGAGCTCAACATTCATTCACTATTAATTTCATCAGTATTTActacaaaaacaaatataacctcagttaaggaaaaaaaattgaaaaaaaaaaaaaaggaaacagagGTCATAAAATGGCATTAAGCCCAAACGTGTCATATAGACGACATAAAATGGTATTATATGGTGCCATTTTGACGCCAagttaaattgaataaaaaaaaagaaagaaacagagGCGACAGAACGACACCACGGAGGTGTTGTTTGTACCACACTACGATCGCCATTTGCGCTTGATATCATTTCTCACAAGACAAGCTGCTAACGGCTGCTAATCCTATCCATGTGGGGTAAGTCTTTTTGTCACCACAAAATCGATCTAGGAGGTTATGTGATCGTTGGTTGATGGTTAATGCCATAATGTGGCTTTGAAGCAATGGGAAAAGTTAATTGGCTGCACAAAGCACAACCTACACTGAGCCCACCGCAACCACCATCACAATCTCCATCCAATCTTTCCACAGTTTGATTATTTTCAGAGAGAAGATGATCTAGTAGTAGTACCTTCTACAACTTGAAAACTTTTTATTCTCTTAACAATCATTCATGCATTTGCTCATTTACTTTATTGGCGTGCCATATTGCTTTTACCATGGTAGCAGCATTTATCTTCGAGGCATGAGTGCTAGTAGAAACAGGTAGTAAAATGACAACatagctaataattttttttttttccttaaagcacaacaataataataataatcacataCGGAGAAAATAATACAAAGTAGAAAGAGACAGAAACATTGAAGAAGTGAATTCTAAGGAAAGTGCTTGAAAACAACAGAGGGGATTACAAAAAAGCAAGCCCCCTCATTGTCTAAGAGACTTTTTGCCTACAACTCCTTGAAAGCACAAATCACACCCCCCCTCATTATTCACTTTTTGAAACTTAACACACCTCTACTCCTTCCCAGttttttctttccaattttaaatcattaaccCCATGAAGATGTGGATAATCCACTTGTCGAAACTAAAATCAGACACGGGATTGGCTCCTGAATGAACCAAGAGCCTTGACAGCTCCAGCTCTCAAGATGAATTGGTGGTAGAAAGCCGCAATTGCTGCACCGATGAAGGGTCCAACCCAGAAGAGCCATTGATCATCCCAAGCCTTGTCCTTGTTGTAAATAACAGCGGCCCCGAGACTCCTTGCTGGGTTAATGCCAGTGCCAGTGATTGGGATTGTGGCCAAGTGTACCATGAACACAGCAAATCCAATGGGGAGCGGTGCCAAAACCTTGAGAAAATAATTCCAACAACAAGAAAatcagaataaataaataaataactatgCACTTGTGACATACCAAATACCCCCCATTCATTCTACACACGTGAAGCCCATAATTCAATCtcaaaaaagttattaaaaatggaaaaaaaaaatgaattaaaatgaagaaaagaaagaaagaaagaagcaaGCTAGATTCTTCACGGAGTTTcccaaaaaagaagaaaaggacaGCAGCATCCTTGTTGACACATAAAAGGTGTTTCGCCTTTTagtcaaatacaaaataataaacccACATCACAGCCACAGCATCCGCCCAGGACTCAAAAAAGCTTATTTATTAGCTGAAGAATCTTATCAGTGAAGGGAAAACGCAAAAGCAAAAGAGACACTTCAAAAAGAAGAATCTACTTGTTGATTTTCTGAGAAGAagcaaaacaacaaaattaatttttagttttggcCCCCCATGCCCCCATGCACGTGTTATATCTCTGTAGCTCTTTACTTATGGCCACAAATTGATGGACCTTCCTGTTCATAACATCGTTACCAAACTACATATTTTTATCTGACGGGTCTATCTGTTagaaaaaagggaaataaaTTCCACTTTCCACTATcctaaacttatttttaatttcactttctcacctcattaaaaattaatgtgttAGTACTGACTACCAACCAAACATGACATGATAATAATAGAAGTCTTTTTTAGTATTTCTACCACCTATGAATGAAGTCAAGTGATCAATAAATTGAACAAGGAAAAATAGCCCACGTAATTAATAATGGATTGGTGCGTAATTAATAATGGATTGGTGCATAATCAATGCAAGATTCAGCGTGGCAAATTTCCGTTTTTCAAAGGAAAAGACAAGACACAATatcacaaaaatatttaaagagatATTCATGAATCATGGCACGTGTTATGTGTATGGTAACTAACAACAACAGATCATAACTTGAAGcttaaatagatattataataataataataataataataaataaataaataattttgtcaaaggttgttaattaattaattaattaactaattagtTAGGCTTACGGGGACATGGGAGTCTCTGGCGCTTCTCTTGGGATCAGTGGCCGAGAAGACAGTGTAAACCAACACAAAGGTGCCGATGATCTCGGCGGCCAATCCAACGCCTGTGCTGTACCCATCGGCCAGCTCGTTGGCCCCACCTCCGTACCTTGTGTAGTAAGATTTTTGGAAAGCCTTGACCAACCCAACACCGGAGATTGCACCAAGGCACTGCGCCACCATGTACATCACAGCACGGACCAACGACACCTTGCGGGCCAAGAATAGTCCGAACGTCACTGCCGGGTTAATGTGACCACCTGCAGTACgcaatcaaacaaaaaatataaacaattttaaaaaaaaaaaaatgttgtggctGTTATGCTTCTGCTTAATTTTTGAACGGactgtaatattttatttatggtaTACCTGAGATACCGGCGGTGCAGTAAACGAGGACAAAGATCATGCCACCGAAGGCCCAGGCGATACCGAGGATGCCGACGCCGGCACAGCCGTCGACGTTCTTGGCGGGATCGGTCTGGCTTTTGTAGCCAATGACAGTCAAGACAGTGACGTAAAGAAAGAGCAGGGTTGCTATGAACTCAGCTATCAAGGCTCTGTAGAATGACCATTTGGTCAGCTCCACGGCGTCGAATAGCGGCTCCGGCGGTGGGTCCGTGTAGTCCTTGGCTGAATATGAGCCGTGCTCTGCCACCCCAGTGTCCTTCGCCATTGGAAAACCAGTAACAATGATTTGGAGAGAAACAGAGAAAACTGAGAGCACTGCAAAGCCACAAGCACAACGAGAGAGaagcctttttctttttcttttttttttttggttgtttttgGTATGAGAAATGAATGCAACTGGGGGTATATATATTGCAAAGAAATGGATGATACTAGCCCTAACTAggggtttcttttttctttttactttttttaatatttaaaaaaataattaagattttgtaATAGCGGTTGATTAAGGAAATATTACTATGTTAATTTGGCTAGGCTTCTCTATCAACCGACCCTACTTGACACTACCTCCCCACCACCACCTGCCCACTTACTAATTCTCTGCTGGCTTGCTGTATGTCTTTTGTGCTATATTTTACTGGGCGAGTCATTTGCATGCCACTTACTCATCTTTGTGTTTTTGTCACTTTTTCTTAAAGATTACTcgcttttgttttctttacttcaaatacataaatttcgATTCCAACTAGTTAATTTTTCGTTTGCTTCTAAGCGTTAAATCTTTAAAATCCATCTTTGTAAGCTACTTCAAGTCtctctttaataaattatacgtGTGATATTCGAATGAAAATCCTCATACAATGCGATTTGCGATCTCCCTATACACTCATCAATGATTGTTTGTATAGTTGagatttgaatatttttatattatttatctattaacAACCAATTATTCATATGAATTttactcaaaaaaatttaaataataaaaaatcttaaacaGTGATCTTAAATCAAaccaatatcaaaattaattttgtaagaaaagataactaaaaaataacagGAAACCTTTTGTACCCTAAATTTGACTAACGTAGTGTTATAAActatttgttataattttatatcttcatgtgcttaaaataaaattttgagggGTATTATACAAAGGAAATTATCGTgtttttatattgtattgtCAGTCAATTTTGTGACCGCAAAATATTcatcaggaaaaaaaaaagaaaaagaaaaaagactgtACAGCACCGTGCCGTGCCTAGAAGGCTAGAGCACGTGAAGAATTAGGTCAGCGGCTGGCTGGGCGAACCAAAGCACACGCGTCAAAATGGCGGTGCAGGTGGCACCCCACTGTTCTTCCGTTTTCGCCAAACCGCTGAGCCGCTGACGTTTCGCCTCCTTTTTAACCCCCGGGTTACGGAAAAGAGTCAAGACCATGGAGTACGAAAATTTACCCAAAATAGAGCCCCTACTTTACACTACACAACGGAACCAAATCCCGAGTTCCAAGAAACATACACGTGGCTAATTTCCGTTCACTAGTTTCTCGGCTTTGGGGTTTGTTTCTCTGCTCTGGAGTATGTACACTACCACACGTGGCGAAGACCTGTGGTCTGGTACGTCTTGTCCGGTTCGGTTTGTGGGGTCCGGCTGTGCTGTAGTCACTGGTTTCTGGTTGGATGGGAAGGATAACGAGATGACGTCAGCGACTGGGGGGCCATTAAAGACTCTGATCACGAATTGTCGTTATTACTGTAAATAGTAAAAATCttggattttgataattttgattgtCGTTATTTGATACTTCACCGTGCTGTGAaagtgaaagagagagagagagagttgttAAAGGTGGCTTTTATAATGGTCAGAAATAAGGATTAAACCACGTGTTACGTCCTACCAAACGCCATAGTGGGAAATTAGGAGCGACACAATTccggattaaaaaaaaaaattattgtcaacatgattaaaattaatatgcaCATGATAAAACAAgattaataagttttttttttatggcatGATACTATTgctcaaattataatttaaattataattcatattatatgagagtaTAActgatatataaaattatatatatatatatatatatatatatatatatatatatatatatatatatatatactgagTTATGTTGACATTAATGCTGATATGGCACTGCTCAGATTTTTTAATATGGCAatgcttaaattttttaaccctctcaaatattcgaggacGTCAAACTCTCATTCTGAGAGAAATGCTGTTTTCACTCAAACTCTGGGCTCAAAGGAAgaacattttaaattaaaccccTGCAATACGTCTGCGGAGGCTCGAACCCGCTCCCTCATATTTGTGAGAGAGTGGCTCTAGCCACTTGGGCTAAGCCTAAGTGATTAAACAAGATTAATAGTTATgataaaaaaactataaaataaaataaaataaataaatcttagaTTTGATAAGTATTTTTGTACATGAGAAATGTCAGTGAATGAGTTCTACGATTATCGAAGCAAGACTGATGTTCGGATAATGGATGAATaagattattaattcaaaattaatagaaggaacagctattttaattttttttttttaaattctaaataatcGTGCATCATCATAGCTTCATAAAGTTGACTAAACAATTCCCACTCTCTTTTCACATGATCCAATTTAACCGGCCTTCCctatttaaatcatttttttttttaaaacatacccTAATTACGTCATTAACCgtacataataatattagttacATTAGAATGTTTTAATCACAACTAAGCCGAACCCTAACAGTTGATAGTCAATATAAAAGAGAGTCGTCAGGGTCCCGCCAGTGGAGACCGATGGTGATTGGTCGGTCAGCCAGCGAAGCAACGGCATCGAGCACGTGGGAGCCCACAATTGGTGACCCACATCAGAGAGACGTTACAGTTTTACACAGTTTGTCGTTaggcttcttcttcttcttctttactgGTGGCAGCTAATTATGACAAATTTATGAAGCCacctatttaattttttaatttttgaacgTTAAAGATAAACAAACTGAACAAAAAGAGGAGGGAATCCAATCCACCACCGCGTTCTGTTTGGATCATTTTGCcgaaaagagaaagattaattgtttaattatggTTAAACTTCATTTGTACTTATAATAATGCACATGCAATAGAATTCatataaattcaatattatctCAAAACAGTCGTTTAGTCTCTTGTCATGAAAGTAACAAATTATGGGTCTAATTCTAAGTTTAAAGTCTTTCCCATTCAAATAGTCatatgaattttttcaaaaaaaattgtccGAAAACCTTTGTAGTTTCTAAATTAGTCAATAatttccatatatatatatatatatatgaatgttttttttatacgAGTCACGAGAGTTTGTTTGTGTTTCAATCATAAAAGGGGAATTAACATTGGAAATTGTCTAGTCAGCGCTAGTCGTTACACAATTTGTCAACAAGCGTACTTAATTAGTGGATAATGACTAATTTAAGCAGCAATTAGCAGTTCAGCCAACCATAAAGTTAACGTAGGGAAAGGGAATCCAATCTAATACTTTTGCCCTTCTTTTTGTGGCATAAAGAGCGAGTTggttaaattgattaaaagaaaaagctcTAATGTAAAAAAGTGGTTagataattctttaatttggcCATGCCTTTTACTGATTCCAATGGGATCTTTATTTAAGCATCggtcttcttcttttgttgttgTCTTTCACTTTCACGAGCAACGGTAACCTCATAACCCCAAGTTTGAAAGTTGGAAATTCTAAATGGTTGGTAAGTCTTTTTCAAAACCGTATTTGAATAAAAAGGAATACACGTTAAAAAGTATTTGTTCACGTAAATATAATGTTATACGATATCACGTCGTGATattgtttatgcaaaataacACGTGAGATTATAATACACATGAGATTAAGAGTGTGTTTTAAATACACATGAGATTACAATGTAACATCATTCATtataatgatatatatatatatatcatacaCTCCATTTATGCCCTATTAGACAAGTGACTTATTTGATAGATGTTGGCTTGGCTCTTTAGGTCATAACTTGAaccacatattattattattattattttattttatataaaaggGTTTTTTATCTTCATAGTTTTCTTTGCTGTATAATCATACTAATCCCATTAGTTAAGGCATGTTTCTGTCGCCACCAACTACTGTAACCGGCCGACAACATGATGTATATATTCCAATTTCACTAAAGTTTcatttgatcatttttttttttttgtaatttctagATGATTAATGTAAGccatctaataaatttttgtcaaTAATTGCATTTAGTTTTTTTCACAAGCAAAATATGATAGCATAACATGGACTAATTGGAATAAAAGGCTGTTTAGAGAGAATATGCATTTTAGAATAACGAAGACAACATGCCAATGATTTAATTAGAGgcaataagaagaagaaaatctttctaattggaaattttaattattgcacGATTATCCCAATAATTTTCCTTGAACAACTTTGATCTGTTGGCAATAATTCAATCGTTGATTAGTGACCAAGTTTCCTGCCATCTTGCCAATCTGTAAATGAATGAGATGGAGAAGATAATGGGGTGGTGGCTTTTGACCCTAAGCTTGTGGAAAATTACTTGAGGTCTTGGGTTGGTCGCACTAAAAACATCACgcacattttaaatattattgaaattaacaataatgtCAATGATAGATTTGATGACATTTggaaagtaaatttttttgataaagtACACACGttagtgaaaagaaaaaaagaaaaaaaaatcaactctaCCTTGTTTGATAGATTCGAAACATACTCagattcaattaaattatacattttatttaaataaagttctttttttaacggttaataaaatttaaatgcacaaaaatttgatttgcGAATACATATTTAACGGAGCATTACTGAAAATCAAATCTTTATATCAACTCaagattttattgattatatcaactaatttaatatattgaatttatatGGTATCAAATTAAGGGCCCGTTTGGAATTGTGGTTGAAATTCAATAAGCggcttatttcataattttcgataaaaatattgtttgatacattttgtaaaagcaacttatttcataattattttcattttatcaacagttaaaaaaaaacaagtagGGAGTTGCTTTTCATAAGcagcttatttaataaactaccatattttttaaaaattcctATTATAACcctagattttaataaaaaataattatatcttatttatCCGTAAACCCTGATATATAAATCATacatttatctttattatattttatgtaacatattataaagttctttagttttttaattgagtttttttaatgtaattttacatatttaagaaaaaaagatatgtctaaacaattttattaaacatattctaaaaataaaaagtaattaaaacttatacctattttggtcattatataataaaataatatttttgtaataaaatttaccaaacacatacACTCTACTTTTCAAACTCACAGCAACTGCAACTGCACAGTTTACCAAACgtcaaattacttttttaGTCAACGACTTATTTTATCTGCACAACACAAACAAGCCCTAAAtctatttatcaatttattcttgaatCCACTTTACGCATgaggtttttttcttttttaaaacactatatatttaattcaatgaaCACAACAGTCTTTGCATCGCTTTGGATTGTAAAACGCCTTATCTTGGAAAGCCGGAGCACAAAACGATAGTGAAAGTAGCCGAACCGACCACCGACCCAATTCTCACT contains these protein-coding regions:
- the LOC102621893 gene encoding uncharacterized protein LOC102621893, whose product is MHLWPSMRIRDSFKISYLKKLEWNLSRMNSEKKQQSQSNDQQQTLLVDDNNQRNDISETPSSKKSHFGSGFVAVCGEILMVLSCCYCCFCCGACIDHEEN
- the LOC102622181 gene encoding probable aquaporin PIP2-5, coding for MAKDTGVAEHGSYSAKDYTDPPPEPLFDAVELTKWSFYRALIAEFIATLLFLYVTVLTVIGYKSQTDPAKNVDGCAGVGILGIAWAFGGMIFVLVYCTAGISGGHINPAVTFGLFLARKVSLVRAVMYMVAQCLGAISGVGLVKAFQKSYYTRYGGGANELADGYSTGVGLAAEIIGTFVLVYTVFSATDPKRSARDSHVPVLAPLPIGFAVFMVHLATIPITGTGINPARSLGAAVIYNKDKAWDDQWLFWVGPFIGAAIAAFYHQFILRAGAVKALGSFRSQSRV